The window CACGCTCTACATGTGCCTCGGCCAGAACGATGCGGCCGATCTTCGCGCCCCCTTGCGCGCCAGCGAATCCGACGAGCCCTTGCTGGCAGCGATCCACGAGGCGATCGGG of the Pseudomonadota bacterium genome contains:
- a CDS encoding GTP 3',8-cyclase MoaA (together with moaC, is involved in the conversion of a guanosine derivative (GXP) into molybdopterin precursor Z); the protein is TLYMCLGQNDAADLRAPLRASESDEPLLAAIHEAIGRKPRGHDFVIDRRHKRPAVARHMSVTGG